The following proteins come from a genomic window of Rutidosis leptorrhynchoides isolate AG116_Rl617_1_P2 chromosome 10, CSIRO_AGI_Rlap_v1, whole genome shotgun sequence:
- the LOC139870659 gene encoding uncharacterized protein yields the protein MTQRYAFEALDKTLRDILGSKQEENRGKLFGGMPILLGGNFRQILPVIPKGKRQEVIQSCINISELWKDCQLFTLSRIMRVNEYTADGQLDTRKHLFNKWILDIGDGKVPAKSKEGEDEPTWIQIPEEFIVKSEKTPIEDIVNTIFLDFTQRQDDEEYLRERAILTPRNDDADEINKHMLKRIKGDAMTFKSSDEICKGSTDALEQHQTYPVEFLNKLNFPGVPPHKLKLKIGQPIMLLRNVSPSAGLCNGTRLIITDFQKFVIHARIITGSHIGNMVIIPRIVLTSTQTK from the coding sequence ATGACTCAAAGATATGCATTTGAAGCATTAGACAAAACATTGAGAGATATTTTAGGATCGAAACAAGAAGAAAACAGAGGCAAATTGTTTGGAGGAATGCCTATTTTGCTAGGAGGCAACTTTAGGCAGATCTTACCTGTCATACCGAAAGGAAAACGACAAGAGGTCATTCAATCGTGCATTAACATATCAGAGTTGTGGAAGGACTGTCAACTTTTCACACTTTCCCGCATAATGAGGGTTAACGAATATACAGCTGATGGTCAACTTGATACTCGAAAACACCTATTCAATAAATGGATTTTAGACATAGGGGATGGAAAAGTACCTGCAAAATCAAAAGAGGGTGAAGACGAACCAACATGGATACAAATTCCTGAGGAATTTATTGTGAAATCAGAGAAAACTCCCATTGAAGACATCGTCAACACAATATTTCTTGATTTCACTCAAAGACAAGATGATGAGGAATATTTGCGCGAACGAGCAATTTTGACCCCGAGAAATGATGATGCAGATGAGATTAACAAACATATGCTTAAAAGGATAAAAGGTGACGCAATGACATTTAAAAGTTCAGACGAGATTTGCAAGGGATCAACTGATGCACTAGAACAACATCAAACCTACCCAGTTGAGTTCTTGAATAAACTGAATTTCCCAGGTGTTCCTCCTCACAAGCTGAAACTCAAAATAGGACAACCCATAATGTTGTTACGAAATGTATCTCCAAGTGCGGGACTGTGTAACGGAACTCGGCTGATTATAACTGATTTCCAGAAATTTGTTATCCATGCTCGAATTATCACCGGATCACATATTGGAAATATGGTCATAATACCTAGGATAGTACTAACTTCTACACAAACAAAGTAG